The Drosophila simulans strain w501 chromosome 3R, Prin_Dsim_3.1, whole genome shotgun sequence genome contains the following window.
ctgggagcacGGACGACGGACCACGACGGGAACAGGGGAAAACTAAACTCAGGCCAAGACCCACTCGCCTTCGCTCTCCTGCTCCTCTCACTCCTTGCTGTTTGTGTTCTACGCGTCCATGTCGCATCCATGTACCTTTGATGAGTGTTCCATGTTTTCCACGAGCTAGGCTGTCGAATTGATTTCAAACATAAGCACATTGTCTACTTGTTTGCTCTGGTGTCGGTTTCCAAAACTATGCCTAATCCAATCTaacccaatccaatccaatcccataCCCCACATGCccacaaaacccaaaaacaaactttcgGCGGCGGTTCTACTAACCACTTTCTAAGAGTTAACTCCAAGCTAACCTGTTCGTAAGTCGAGTCGAAATGACCTTTGCCCACCATTCACACTTTCTAGCAAGAAGGCGGCGTTAACCAAACGACCGAGTCGATGACCCGCGCCTTGATCACGGACGAGGCACGCACCGCTGGTGCCTCCATGGGTCCCGTACAGCTCGGGTACGTATCCAGCAGGCCAGCTTCGGAAGCGGGAAAGACGCACACTCGGGCGTGGGCCGCAGTTCCGTCGGCAGGCAAATACTCTTTGGGCGGATAAGAGTGTACATAATGggataaattgtaattttaaatgGTGTACTTTTGGTTATCTTAACCCATTGGGTCTTATATTTACTCTAATCTACTCTTTGTTCGATttgtttatacatatgtacatacccAGAGATCCTATCTGTAATAGTATCACATAAAGTAATCAGATTAGTGCCGCCCAGGGAGCTTTTGCCTTGCCCAATCTTTTTTAGCTCTTAACCAACGAAATGCCACACAAAATTATTGCTTACTGCCGCCAACGCCAAACTAACCATCTCAGAACGCCAATGCAGCTGCGCCGCCACAGAGAAAGATTAACCGAACCATGTCCATTTATAACGTCCAGCTTGGAGTCTCCTGGAGTTTCGAGCAATAATTTTCTGTGCAAGATCCCAAAATGACACATCGAAAGCCACTAAATTAAACGTCGTTCTCTTCTTATGCTCCTCTCTTCCCCACACAAAAATGTCCAACCGAAAAATAATGTTGAAAATATAGTTACATGGAGAAATCAAACGAACGTGAGGATTATCTTCCATGGTTGGTACCCTGCcccttcaaaaaaaaaaaaaaaaaaagaacatgaCTAGGTCAAACAATCAGTCAAACTCGTATCCATTAGCCAACGAACAGCGCTCATCAATCGTAtttgtattcgtattcgtattcgatCGGTCAATCAGATGTATATAGAAACATGTCATTAGCTTCGCTCGCCTCGCCTCGCCTTGCCTCCCAGCACCGCCCCGCATCCTGTCCGGAACTCAGAGTGCCACCTAGAGTGCTAACGTGTCACCCATTCAACCGATCCCACCCCGTGCCTCATTCATCCCGATCCTCGCTCTCGTAACGCCTCGCGCGTCCATTGGTAACTTGTGCTTGAGAGTTTAGTTTTCCTTGTTTGTCGTAAATAACCGGAATGACTTTGTTGGATAGCCCGTAGCGGAGATCTCTCACTAATAGCTGCTTCCTAATACCCTCTAGCTTCGTGGCTGGCGTCATCCTGAGGGAGCGACTGCCGGCCTTCGAGCGGATGCTGTGGCGCGCCTGCAGGGGCAACGTCTTCCTGCGCCAGGCGATGATCGAGACGCCGCTGGAGGATCCCACCAATGTAAGTATCAACTGGGTTGGTGGTCATCTAAAACATCCACCTAAATGAATCAGTTacctaataatttatttgtttcgcATTTTCAGGGCGACCAGGTGCACAAGTCCGTGTTCATCATCTTCTTCCAGGGTGACCAGCTGAAGACGCGCGTCAAGAAGATCTGCGAGGGCTTCCGGGCCACGCTCTATCCTTGCCCTGAAGCTCCAGCCGATCGGCGAGAGATGGCCATGGGTGTGATGACCCGCATCGAAGATCTGAACACCGTGCTCGGCCAAACGCAGGACCATCGCCATCGTGTGCTAGTCGCTGCGGCAAAGAACCTTAAGAACTGGTTCGTCAAGGTGCGCAAGATCAAGGCAATCTACCATACGCTGAATCTCTTCAATCTGGACGTGACCCAGAAGTGTCTGATCGCCGAGTGCTGGGTGCCGCTGCTGGACATTGAAACCATCCAGCTGGCCTTGCGCCGTGGAACCGAAAGATCGGGATCGTCGGTGCCGCCAATTCTCAACCGGATGCAGACGTTCGAGAATCCGCCGACCTACAATCGAACGAACAAGTTTACGAAGGCCTTCCAGGCATTGATCGATGCCTATGGCGTGGCCAGCTATCGGGAAATGAATCCGGCACCCTACACGATCATCACCTTTCCCTTCCTGTTCGCCGTGATGTTTGGAGACTTGGGCCACGGAGCTATCATGGCGCTCTTTGGTCTCTGGATGATTCGAAAGGAGAAGGGACTGGCGGCTCAGAAGACGGACAACGAGATTTGGAACATTTTCTTCGGCGGACGGTACATCATCTTCCTCATGGGCGTCTTCTCCATGTACACGGGTCTTATATACAACGATATATTCTCAAAGTCGCTGAATATCTTTGGATCGCATTGGCATTTGTCCTACAACAAGTCCACCGTGATGGAAAACAAGTTCCTGCAGTTGAGCCCGAAAGGCGACTACGAGGGCGCTCCGTATCCGTTCGGCATGGACCCCATTTGGCAGGTGGCGGGAGCCAATAAGATCATCTTCCACAACGCTTACAAAATGAAGATTTCGATCATTTTCGGTGTTATCCACATGATCTTCGGTGTGGTGATGAGCTGGCACAACCATACGTATTTCCGGAACAGGATCTCCCTGCTATACGAGTTCATTCCCCAGCTGgtctttttgctgctgctgttcttcTACATGGTTTTGTTGATGTTCATCAAGTGGATCAAATTTGCCGCCACCAATAATAGTGAGCTTTTTCCTTTTAACCTTCTATTTGGCTGGAGTTTAATGACATCGTTATCCCATTTAGAGCCCTACTCCGAAGCCTGCGCGCCTTCAATCCTGATCACCTTTATCGACATGGTGCTTTTTAACACGCCCAAGCCACCTCCGGAGAAATGTGAAACCTATATGTTCATGGGCCAGCACTTCATCCAGGTGTTATTTGTCCTGGTTGCCGTCGGCTGCATTCCCGTAATGTTGCTAGCCAAGCCGCTGCTCATCATGCAGGCCCGCAAGCAGGCGAACGTAAGTAGACGCTAGTTCGATGCACCCCATTACTTTCATAGAAAGGCGTTCCATCTACATCACAACATATCCAAGCACCTCGCACTCCAAACTCTCCACCTTATACTAACTGCTTCTCGTTTATTTGTGCTCCCGattaacaaaattataacCCCCAACCAAATCCACACCGAATAAACTAAAACACTTCAATCCACAAACCGTAGGAAGAGGTTAGTCGTGTCGTTTATTGTCGATGTTAAATCGAACTTCTctaattgcataattaaatttaaatagtataATATGCTGTCAATACTTTTTCCTTTAGAGAAGTTCGACTTTAGTGCCCCCAAATGTTCGTCTTTAACGCAGTTAGTAATATACTTCACTTGCAGGTACAGCCCATTGCAGGAGCCACTTCAGATGCAGAAGCCGGCGGCGTGTCCAATGGCGGCTCACacggtggtggcggtggccatgaggaggaagaggagctCTCCGAGATCTTCATTCACCAGAGCATCCACACCATCGAGTACGTCCTAGGTTCGGTATCCCACACCGCTTCCTATCTCCGATTGTGGGCGCTTTCCTTGGCCCATGCCCGTAAGTAATCGATGCAGTAGTACAACCTAAACAATTACTTAAGCGAAGCATTCTTACCTGACAGAGTTGGCTGAGGTGCTGTGGACCATGGTCCTCTCGATTGGCTTGAAGCAGGAAGGGCCGGTGGGTGGCATCGTATTGACCTGCGTGTTTGCCTTCTGGGCCATTCTCACCGTTGGCATTCTGGTACTCATGGAGGGCTTGTCTGCCTTCCTGCACACGCTGCGTCTCCATTGGTAAGTCACCTAATCCCCGAGAAATATGAAATGGTATCTAATTGAACGGCTTTCTTATAGGGTCGAGTTCCAGAGCAAGTTCTACAAGGGCCAGGGTTACGCCTTCCAACCCTTCTCGTTTGATGCCATCATAGAAAACGGAGCTGCAGCCGCCGAGGAGTAAATGAAGCGGAATCGGTCAGAGCAACAACCAAAGCACGTTGAGAGTCTCATTGCGTTATATGAAATTAACTATCCAAATAAGTGGAATCTACCAGTTACAGTaacaaacatatatgtacgttttaatgtttaattgtCGTGAAtttatctatgtatgtatatcgtATAGCCCCAGCAAGCGTTAGATTgctaacaatatttaatgttCTTCGTAGACGTTCTCGTGTTTATTAACTATACTTGTAAACTcaaataaatagcaaaagCTAACCCCTTGGGGTTGGCACCAAAAGAAGCTTGCAGTTGGGAATGTTTATTGGCATTCAATGGGACATCAGTTGATTGATGGCGGAAACGAATTTGCTGAGATTTTCCGGGTTCGTTTCATAGGGCTTTAGGGCTGTAAAGTCCAGAGTAGCTAGCTGGGCATCCAAGTCGGTAACTTTGCAGTAATACAGATAGTTTTCAGCGGCCAGTTGCTTGGCCAACTCCAGTTGGTGATTGTCCATGAGCGTGTCATTTATCACAATGAGTCCAGGTTTATGGTTATTTAGTATATCCATGCAAGTTCCGGCTCCCGCATGTCCAATAATTAGGTCTGCGGACTTAACGTCCTCTATATTTGGACGGAATTTGTACTGCTCTATCTGGATTCCGTAGTTCTTTCTTATCAATTGTATTTCATCGTCTGTTAATGGTTGCGAATTTCCGTGCTGTATGACGAGTTTGGTGCATTTCCGTTTCTGCAGAGCTTTGAGTGCGGGTTCCGAAGATGCAGTTGATATTAGAGCATCGAATTTGGTGGTGCCCACGGTAATGTAAACTGtgtttaaatgcattttcggTAAATAGTTAAACAACAAGACACAGCTGTTCCGACTTGTGCTTCCTCTTCGCCTTTGCCATTCAGCCGGCGTAACTCAAACGCCGttcaattaaatgccagcTTGGAAGTTTAAAACACCGGCCATAACCGTTACTTTAGCTACTAGGCCTGCagtaaataagtaaaaagAGTATTGAAATAGTTGTAAgcaataattatttaagcaaaatgcttaaattcaattttaaacgTAAGTATTCGTAAGGACTGTAACCCTCAGTTTATTTCGCTCTCACGCAGCCAAAGTGCGAATTTCGCGCACGCGATCGCCATCTCGCTCATTGTgcttccattccatttccatctcaGCTTGTTTATTCCGTTTATTCAGTTCTCAACCGTTAGCCGTAACGGTTGTGCCCGCGCTCGTCGGGAAAATACACGAAAGAACTGTGCTCCGTTTAGTAATAGTCCCttggcaaattgcattttgattaGTTTGGCAGCTCAGCCTTAGTTCAAgtgatttgtttacatttaattcaattaattaggCGTCTGCCAGGCTGCCAACAGTGAgtgtgcgcttgtgtgtgtgaccGACCACGAATCAGTGTCGCGCCAACGTAACGGGAAAGGTGCGAAAGAGTCCGACAAACGGTTTTCCAGGACGGAGGTGAAAcggtaaattaaattattcccACGTTTCGAATGCTGcgtatgtgtgggtgtgggcgatttgtgcgtgtgtgtgcactgagaaaaatgcaATGACATGGCGATCATTTTGCACTACcattaaactaaaaatataagtaaattaaaCGATTTGAGCGCAAATCTTTGTGTGCTGTGAAACGCATCAAGTATTTAACTATCCTAGGTGCAAGAGTATTACAtgatataattataaatttgccATGCGCTTTTCGctttaatttttctttctgtgcttGCCGGCTGCTGTTTGCACGTCGGAAGGTAATTGACTAATCAACACTTcgtttaatttcgtttttatatCTGCACCCTCcccatttgtttatttggcaaaCGCTTTTCAAGTTTGCCTGCCATCTGGCAGcgattaatataaaaaaaaacaaacactttcTAGCCTCAAATGCTCGATATTACGAGAATAAGACGCTCACGCAGGACCCATAAATATGCCGGCCAGAAACTTTCCTTTCCTTATGATCGCCAATCTATGGTGATCTCCCGCTTATTTACTATCCAAATTTGTAGAAATCATCTGGTACTGCCccaaaattcaattagagcACCCGTGCAAATTATCGAGTTGCCAGCGATCGGTTATTCTATTTTTCCAACACCCCAGCCCCCCCTTCCACCCCTCAAaatacacacccacacacttacacacgcGTGGACCATCACTCAACGGTCAATAAATTGgcgctctcttttttttcttgtttttgggtttgtttttgttttgatggGCGAGCAAAAAGCCACgcgatttaaatttaatgtctTAATCGTGGGCGTGTGAAGAACCAATATTTACATGTCTCTTGATTCTTTCTTGCCACCCCCACAACTTTCCCAATGATTTGTCAATATTCGCTTTCCCACTCGCAGGCGTTCATGTCCTTGTGTTTATTAACTGGCTGCACTGTGAGAAAAGCGAACGCTCTAGTCCTACAGATTGGTTCGACCGATCAAAAAGAAATGGTTAAATTTGAGCAAAGTTACACATGTTATCTAATTAGTTAGGAATTTTGAAGATTTCCAGCAAGCAATGCGTGAATCGAAGTGTACTAGCCTTATCCATAGCCATATGCTGACACATCGCCAGCGGCTTACACGCAGTTTATCAATGAAATATTGCTATAAATTGGATCCCCAACGAGCGCGAGCGACCCAGGGATACGGACCCCATGGAGGCgggatggaatggaatgggatgggcGGAGTGGGCTGAGGCGGATGGAGGCGGCGTATCATTTGCAGCCTTATTTTAATGAAGGTCATCGTGCCAGCGGCGGGGTTGACTTCTGTACATGGTTGTCGGCGTTTAATTGcagcaatttgcaaaaacagcagcagcatcagcagcagcatcaaccGAAGGAGAACGAGCAGGGAGCTGCAGATGCTGCAAATGCTACAAATGCTACAGAAGCTGATCAAATTAATGCCATAACTCAATTAGCCGGCGGGCGTATTTGcatgaatatataagttgatTTACGACAATGTTGTTGCCCGCTCAATTTGTGCTTAAACTTTTGCCAATTGATAATAGCGTCGCTGCTCTACGAGGAGACATCTGGGTTCAGCTACAATCTGTGACTGCTGAGGAAACTCACTTTTAGTATAAAGTAGTCCCAAGAATGGGTCCCCTGGCCATTGACATCGCGATAAGAACGTCTTCAAGCAGACATAATAATAGTAAACCGAATAGTGTTGCTATTCTAGCAGATTATTTTTAGAGCATATACAAATATACCTTTCTTCTTCATTTAGATGCAACTTTTCCCACTTTCATTGACTAAAATTCGACTTCCTGTCTGTATATCGTACTAATTGTTAAGATCACGATCGCAGTCTATTAACATGTATTTTTAACGCTCTtcctatttaaaaataattcctTAGTTATTAAGTGTAAAAATCAATTATCGCCTTGCTCTAATTTACTGCGAAAATCATCATAATTGTGTGGGTTACTTGTGGATTTGATTCGGATGATTGGAAATGCCCCACGCATATTCCAACTCCACCGACAACTTCTGAATGGGAAATATCgcgaatttaaatatatatttcagtcGATGACATTGGCAGTGGGAAACACCCTTCCCATCCAGACAGTTGCAAGTGGCTCCCCAACGGAGCTCCACTAAAAAACCCGCTGGGTGACTTAAGCTTATAGTCCAGTCGCCGCGTAAGCCAGTCATTAATATTTTCCAGTCTTAGTGGGTGTGTTTCATTTTTACAACTGTGCACGAGCACAAGTATTATTTAAACCCTTtccattcaaatttattaatgaCATTTATCTATACATCAAGAACAAGTGCATCTGATTTTTCAAATACTTTGTCCTGCCAGAACCAAGAGTTCTTGTTTTGAGTAGCGTATAAAAACGTCTTTATCGACTAAGATACTCTGCTGGATAATAcatcaatttgtttattacgTAAGCAATGATTTTTTGCTACTCGTTGTAAAATCATACACTTGTTTTCCCCATCGACGATGAGCTAATGAATCAGTTACGTTCTCGACGACCCCTTCTGAGCAGCAAACTAAACGGTCTCCTACTCGAAAAACGAAAGCCCTGTTCGCAAGCCCCTTCCTGTGGCTTCGCTTGTCAGCCACAAGGACATGGCTCATGCGCAATTTACGCAATTTAATCGGCACACCAGATAGCCAAAGGGGTTGGCCCTGGGGCAGAGAAACCACTTAAGTGGAACCCCGAGATTGCAGGCTGCGCAACCTGCAGTTGGATATCGTATTACTTGGGCTTATATTGAAAGCTAGAGCGGAAGTGGTTGTGCAAGTGGTTGCCCAGATCCTGCTTCCTGTTTAAGGAATCGGAACTGCTTTTACCTTATTAGGCTACGACTTAATCTTTTTGTTCATCATTGTAAAGTTTGTTTCATCTTCTACTGCAGCCATCATGGTCGTTAAGGAGATACCGCTCCACGAGAATCTAAACATGGAAAGCCGACCGATGAATGCCGCTACGcccaccactaccaccactTTCTCGAAAGGCGGGCGTCGCTATAGTGTGTCCTTGACCACCGCCATTCTGCTGGCCTCCTTCTTCATCTGCACCCTGCTAGCAGTGGGCTTTATCGTCTATAACTTTGCCACATGCGCTGAACTGGAGCCCGATTCCGATGAGGATATCGTTTGCACCAGCTACCATTTGAGGAGGTTGAAGGCTGGTCATGATGACGCACCTAAATACGATCGAGATGTCCGTCTGCCGCACTCCATTCGCCCACTGAAGTACAACATCACGATCGAACCGCAGCTCAGCGGCAACTTCACATTTGCCGGTAGTGTTCAGATCAGGATAAGGGTGCTGGAGGATTGCTATAACATCACCATGCACGCTGAGGAGCTGAACATATCGCGTAGCGACGCCTCCGTCCACCGAGTGCTGAACAATGGAGAACCGGAAGGCGACGGTCTGCGGATTCACAAACAGTACCTGGTGGGGGCCAAACAGTTCTTCGTGATCGAGCTGTATGACAAGCTGCTCAAAGATGTGGAGTACGTGGTGCATCTACGCTTTGATGGCATTATCCAGGACTATCTGCAGGGATTTTACCGCAGCTCCTACGAGGTGCACAACGAGACGAGGTGGGTAGCTTCTACCCAGTTCCAGGCCACAGATGCCCGACGAGCTTTTCCCTGCTTCGATGAGCCCGCCCTGAAGGCCAACTTTACGTTGCACATCGCTCGTCCTCGCAACATGACCACCATATCCAATATGCCGATTGTGTCCAGCAACGACCAGTGAGTATTGCTTTTGTTATCAATGTAATCACTCTCTTTAAGCGTGGTCTTTGAACTCCTTAGCGCCACCATGCCAAGCTATGTGTGGGATCACTTTGCCGAATCGCTGCCCATGTCCACCTATCTGGTGGCCTATGCCATATCCGACTTTACGCACATCTCATCGGGTAACTTTTCCGTCTGGGCTCGAGCGGATGCCATCAAGTCGGCCGAGTATGCACTGTCTGTTGGTCCCAGGATACTTACATTCCTGCAGGACTTCTTCAATGTAACGTTCCCCCTGCCGAAGATCGACATGATTGCTCTACCAGAGTTCCAAGCGGGCGCCATGGAGAACTGGGGTCTAATTACCTTTAGGGAGACTGCAATGCTTTATGATCCAGGAGTAGCCACGGCCAATAACAAACAGCGAGTGGCATCGGTTGTGGGTCACGAGTTGGCCCACCAGTGGTTCGGTAACCTGGTAACACCGAGCTGGTGGTCGGATATTTGGCTAAACGAGGGATTTGCCAGCTACATGGAGTACCTGACGGCCGATGCAGTTGCGCCCGAGTGGAAGCAGTTGGACCAATTTGTGGTTAATGAGCTGCAAGCAGTGTTCCAACTGGACGCCCTTTCCACATCCCACAAGATCTCCCACGAGGTGTTCAATCCGCAGGAGATTTCAGAAATCTTCGATAG
Protein-coding sequences here:
- the LOC6730014 gene encoding V-type proton ATPase 116 kDa subunit a1 isoform X1, with protein sequence MGSLFRSEEMALCQLFLQSEAAYACVSELGELGLVQFRDLNPDVNAFQRKFVNEVRRCDEMERKLRYLEKEIKKDGIPMLDTGESPEAPQPREMIDLEATFEKLENELREVNQNAEALKRNFLELTELKHILRKTQVFFDESVPTVYKSSSAYSSSKYRRYPQMADNQNEDEQAQLLGEEGVRASQPGQNLKLGFVAGVILRERLPAFERMLWRACRGNVFLRQAMIETPLEDPTNGDQVHKSVFIIFFQGDQLKTRVKKICEGFRATLYPCPEAPADRREMAMGVMTRIEDLNTVLGQTQDHRHRVLVAAAKNLKNWFVKVRKIKAIYHTLNLFNLDVTQKCLIAECWVPLLDIETIQLALRRGTERSGSSVPPILNRMQTFENPPTYNRTNKFTKAFQALIDAYGVASYREMNPAPYTIITFPFLFAVMFGDLGHGAIMALFGLWMIRKEKGLAAQKTDNEIWNIFFGGRYIIFLMGVFSMYTGLIYNDIFSKSLNIFGSHWHLSYNKSTVMENKFLQLSPKGDYEGAPYPFGMDPIWQVAGANKIIFHNAYKMKISIIFGVIHMIFGVVMSWHNHTYFRNRISLLYEFIPQLVFLLLLFFYMVLLMFIKWIKFAATNNKPYSEACAPSILITFIDMVLFNTPKPPPEKCETYMFMGQHFIQVLFVLVAVGCIPVMLLAKPLLIMQARKQANEEVQPIAGATSDAEAGGVSNGGSHGGGGGHEEEEELSEIFIHQSIHTIEYVLGSVSHTASYLRLWALSLAHAQLAEVLWTMVLSIGLKQEGPVGGIVLTCVFAFWAILTVGILVLMEGLSAFLHTLRLHWVEFQSKFYKGQGYAFQPFSFDAIIENGAAAAEE
- the LOC6730014 gene encoding V-type proton ATPase 116 kDa subunit a1 isoform X3, with the protein product MGSLFRSEEMALCQLFLQSEAAYACVSELGELGLVQFRDLNPDVNAFQRKFVNEVRRCDEMERKLRYLEKEIKKDGIPMLDTGESPEAPQPREMIDLEATFEKLENELREVNQNAEALKRNFLELTELKHILRKTQVFFDEMADNQNEDEQAQLLGEEGVRASQPGQNLKLGFVAGVILRERLPAFERMLWRACRGNVFLRQAMIETPLEDPTNGDQVHKSVFIIFFQGDQLKTRVKKICEGFRATLYPCPEAPADRREMAMGVMTRIEDLNTVLGQTQDHRHRVLVAAAKNLKNWFVKVRKIKAIYHTLNLFNLDVTQKCLIAECWVPLLDIETIQLALRRGTERSGSSVPPILNRMQTFENPPTYNRTNKFTKAFQALIDAYGVASYREMNPAPYTIITFPFLFAVMFGDLGHGAIMALFGLWMIRKEKGLAAQKTDNEIWNIFFGGRYIIFLMGVFSMYTGLIYNDIFSKSLNIFGSHWHLSYNKSTVMENKFLQLSPKGDYEGAPYPFGMDPIWQVAGANKIIFHNAYKMKISIIFGVIHMIFGVVMSWHNHTYFRNRISLLYEFIPQLVFLLLLFFYMVLLMFIKWIKFAATNNSELFPFNLLFGWSLMTSLSHLEPYSEACAPSILITFIDMVLFNTPKPPPEKCETYMFMGQHFIQVLFVLVAVGCIPVMLLAKPLLIMQARKQANVQPIAGATSDAEAGGVSNGGSHGGGGGHEEEEELSEIFIHQSIHTIEYVLGSVSHTASYLRLWALSLAHAQLAEVLWTMVLSIGLKQEGPVGGIVLTCVFAFWAILTVGILVLMEGLSAFLHTLRLHWVEFQSKFYKGQGYAFQPFSFDAIIENGAAAAEE
- the LOC6730014 gene encoding V-type proton ATPase 116 kDa subunit a1 isoform X8, with protein sequence MGSLFRSEEMALCQLFLQSEAAYACVSELGELGLVQFRDLNPDVNAFQRKFVNEVRRCDEMERKLRYLEKEIKKDGIPMLDTGESPEAPQPREMIDLEATFEKLENELREVNQNAEALKRNFLELTELKHILRKTQVFFDEMADNQNEDEQAQLLGEEGVRASQPGQNLKLGFVAGVILRERLPAFERMLWRACRGNVFLRQAMIETPLEDPTNGDQVHKSVFIIFFQGDQLKTRVKKICEGFRATLYPCPEAPADRREMAMGVMTRIEDLNTVLGQTQDHRHRVLVAAAKNLKNWFVKVRKIKAIYHTLNLFNLDVTQKCLIAECWVPLLDIETIQLALRRGTERSGSSVPPILNRMQTFENPPTYNRTNKFTKAFQALIDAYGVASYREMNPAPYTIITFPFLFAVMFGDLGHGAIMALFGLWMIRKEKGLAAQKTDNEIWNIFFGGRYIIFLMGVFSMYTGLIYNDIFSKSLNIFGSHWHLSYNKSTVMENKFLQLSPKGDYEGAPYPFGMDPIWQVAGANKIIFHNAYKMKISIIFGVIHMIFGVVMSWHNHTYFRNRISLLYEFIPQLVFLLLLFFYMVLLMFIKWIKFAATNNKPYSEACAPSILITFIDMVLFNTPKPPPEKCETYMFMGQHFIQVLFVLVAVGCIPVMLLAKPLLIMQARKQANVQPIAGATSDAEAGGVSNGGSHGGGGGHEEEEELSEIFIHQSIHTIEYVLGSVSHTASYLRLWALSLAHAQLAEVLWTMVLSIGLKQEGPVGGIVLTCVFAFWAILTVGILVLMEGLSAFLHTLRLHWVEFQSKFYKGQGYAFQPFSFDAIIENGAAAAEE